The Panicum virgatum strain AP13 chromosome 5K, P.virgatum_v5, whole genome shotgun sequence genome has a window encoding:
- the LOC120706085 gene encoding probable calcium-binding protein CML16, translating into MSNGTEKQAQAAAAAQQQRPPAVSAEMQKVFSRFDADGDGRISPSELAAVSRAISPPPSSSHGGREVAAMMDELDADRDGYVDLGEFAAFHARAAGRGDGELEAELRAAFDVYDVDGDGRITAAELGKVLAQIGEGCSAEECERMIASVDGDGDGCVGFEEFKKMMAPQPQGSAADAAAPGGGLPDKAKKE; encoded by the coding sequence atgtcgAACGGCACCGAGAAGCaagcccaggcggcggcggcggcccagcagcagaggcccccgGCGGTGTCCGCGGAGATGCAGAAGGTGTTCTCCCGCTTCGACGCGGACGGCGACGGCCGGATCTCCCCCTCGGAGCTGGCCGCGGTCTCGCGCGCCATCtccccgccgccgagctcctcgCACGGCGGCCGCGAGGTGGCCGCCATGATGGACGAGCTCGACGCCGACCGCGACGGCTACGTGGACCTCGGCGAGTTCGCGGCGTtccacgcgcgcgccgccggccgcggggacggcgagctcgaggccgagctccgcgccgccttcGACGTCTacgacgtcgacggcgacggccgcaTCACGGCCGCCGAGCTCGGCAAGGTGCTCGCGCAGATCGGGGAGGGCTGCAGCGCCGAGGAGTGCGAGCGGATGATCGCCagcgtcgacggcgacggcgacgggtgCGTCGGGTTCGAGGAGTTCAAGAAGATGATGGCGCCCCAACCCCAAGgcagcgccgccgacgccgccgcgcccggcggcggcctccctgACAAGGCCAAGAAGGAGTGA
- the LOC120706082 gene encoding uncharacterized protein LOC120706082 — protein MTTSPVSPLSLAIFLFILLPTFSSSSCPSVLQCNSTEPIEIRPPFFVATPGLDPACRKSFNVSCGLLGPELNLAIGSQLLLKEIQYDSHTVVVQDVQLSVSNNLPCSFFFTFRPPVDNFERSYHDLVTWFSSISCGHSDVTVFRSIFGHGKEVHQSIEPDERGLASCHASPRFEWIRSFSEVGSAGQIPLVNFSVQSGSIRKYLLSLSDCVSDGDHSKNGTSLLMAGMNFTRSSRRSKYCSVQEKKI, from the exons ATGACCACCTCGCCAGTCTCGCCCCTCTCTCTGGCCATCTTCCTCTTCATCCTGCTCCCAACCTTCTCCTCCAGTTCATGCCCGTCCGTGCTTCAATGCAACAGTACCGAACCCATCGAGATCAGACCTCCTTTCTTCGTTGCTACTCCGGGTCTCGACCCAGCCTGTAGGAAATCGTTTAACGTCAGCTGCGGCCTACTGGGTCCGGAGCTGAATCTCGCTATTGGCAGCCAGCTACTGCTGAAAGAAATTCAGTACGATTCCCATACCGTGGTAGTCCAGGATGTGCAGCTCAGCGTCAGCAACAACTTGCCCTGCAGTTTCTTCTTCACCTTCAGGCCACCTGTGGACAACTTCGAGAGAAGTTACCACGACTTGGTGACGTGGTTCTCATCGATCAGCTGCGGCCACAGCGACGTCACAGTTTTCCGCAGCATCTTTGGGCATGGCAAGGAGGTTCACCAAAGCATAGAGCCGGATGAGCGCGGTCTTGCTTCATGCCATGCCTCTCCGCGGTTCGAATGGATCCGAAGCTTCAGTGAGGTTGGCAGTGCTGGGCAGATTCCCCTGGTCAATTTCTCAGTGCAATCGGGAAGCATAAGGAAGTACCTTTTGTCGCTTTCAGATTGCGTTTCAG ATGGAGATCACAGCAAGAATGGCACTAGTTTGCTCATGGCAGGTATGAACTTCACTCGTAGCAGCAGAAGATCCAAGTACTGtagtgttcaagaaaaaaaaatctaa
- the LOC120706086 gene encoding endo-1,4-beta-xylanase 1-like: MACTQEVVFDLNLIENSALEDGLAGWSPVGSCTALSVHEEEPAKVPTETINDVGEDYRPSGRYILASGRADEADGLRQAIKGALKPRVTYRVAGWISLGGAAAADAEGAGHAVRVNLRLDDDECVVEGGAVCAEVGKWAEIKGAFRLKKSPRAAAVYVQGAPAGVDVKVMDLQVFATDRKARFRKLRRKTDKVRKRDVVLNFGSAAASGISGASVRVMQMDSSFPFGACINPAVIQDPAFVDFFTKHFDWAVFENELKWYHTEAQQGQLNYADSDALLDFCDRYGKPVRGHCIFWAVENTVQQWVKSLDKDQLTAAVQARLQSLLTRYAGRFPHYDVNNEMLHGSFYRDRLGNDVDAFMFREAARLDPGAALFVNDYNVEGGNDPNATPEKYIEQIAALQQKGAPVGGIGLQGHVTNPVGEVICDALDKLSAATDLPVWLTELDVCESDVDLRADDLEVVLREAYAHPAVEGVVFWGFMQGHMWRQDACLVNSDGTVNDAGERFVDLRREWTSHARGHIDSAGHFKFRGYHGTYVVQLATATGKVHKTFSVEKGDTPLVLDMNI; this comes from the exons ATGGCCTGCACTCAG GAGGTGGTGTTCGACTTGAACCTGATCGAGAACAGCGCCCTGGAGGACGGCCTGGCCGGCTGGTCGCCGGTGGGCTCGTGCACGGCGCTGTCCGTGCACGAGGAGGAGCCGGCCAAGGTGCCGACGGAGACGATCAACGACGTCGGCGAGGACTACCGCCCCAGCGGCCGGTACATCCTCgcgtcggggcgcgccgacgAGGCGGACGGCCTGCGGCAGGCGATCAAGGGCGCGCTCAAGCCCCGGGTCACGTACCGCGTCGCCGGGTGGATCagcctcggcggcgccgccgccgccgacgctgaGGGGGCCGGCCACGCGGTGCGCGTCAACCTCCGCTTGGACGACGACGAGTGCGTCGTGGAGGGCGGCGCGGTGTGCGCCGAGGTTGGGAAGTGGGCGGAGATCAAGGGCGCGTTCCGGCTCAAGAagagcccgcgcgccgccgcggtgtaCGTGCAGGGCGCGCCCGCGGGCGTGGACGTGAAGGTGATGGACCTCCAGGTCTTCGCCACCGACCGCAAGGCACGGTTCAGGAAGCTCAGGAGGAAGACTGACAAG GTGCGCAAGCGCGACGTCGTGCTCAACttcggcagcgcggcggcgtcgggcatCTCCGGCGCGTCCGTGCGGGTGATGCAGATGGACAGCAGCTTCCCGTTCGGCGCGTGCATCAACCCCGCCGTCATCCAGGACCCGGCCTTCGTGGACTTCTTCACCAAGCACTTCGACTGGGCCGTGTTCGAGAACGAGCTCAAGTGGTACCACACGGAGGCGCAGCAGGGGCAGCTCAACTACGCCGACTCGGACGCGCTGCTCGACTTCTGCGACCGCTACGGCAAGCCGGTGCGCGGGCACTGCATCTTCTGGGCCGTCGAGAACACCGTCCAGCAGTGGGTCAAGAGCCTCGACAAGGACCAGCTCACGGCGGCGGTGCAGGCCCGCCTCCAGAGCCTGCTCACCCGCTACGCCGGCCGCTTCCCGCACTACGACGTCAACAACGAgatgctgcacggcagcttctACCGCGACCGCCTCGGCAACGACGTCGACGCCTTCATGTtccgggaggcggcgcggctggaCCCCGGCGCCGCGCTGTTCGTCAACGACTACAACGTGGAGGGTGGCAACGACCCCAACGCGACGCCGGAGAAGTACATCGAGCAGATCGCGGCGCTGCAGCAGAAGGGCGCGCCCGTGGGCGGGATCGGCCTGCAGGGGCACGTCACCAACCCGGTCGGGGAGGTGATCTGCGACGCGCTCGACAAGctctccgccgccaccgaccTCCCCGTCTGGCTCACGGAGCTGGACGTGTGCGAGTCCGACGTCGACCTCCGCGCCGACGACCTCGAGGTGGTGCTCCGGGAGGCGTACGCGCACCCGGCCGTCGAGGGCGTCGTCTTCTGGGGGTTCATGCAGGGCCACATGTGGCGCCAGGACGCCTGCCTCGTCAACTCCGACGGCACCGTCAACGACGCCGGCGAGAG GTTCGTGGATCTCCGGAGGGAGTGGACGTCGCACGCGCGCGGGCACATCGACAGCGCCGGGCACTTCAAGTTCAGGGGGTACCACGGCACGTACGTCGTGCagctcgccacggcgacggGGAAGGTGCACAAGACCTTCTCCGTGGAGAAAGGGGACACACCTCTCGTGCTGGACATGAACATCTGA
- the LOC120710477 gene encoding 16.6 kDa heat shock protein-like, giving the protein MSLVRSGGGVFDPLSLDFWASADPLGVVRPLAEQCPVLTNVCVDWKETPAAHVLRANLPGVGKDAARVEVEDGGVLVISGERAREEPREGEAWRLVERSSGRFQRRFRLPRGARLDQVSAAMEDGVLTVTVPKEKAKKPQVKTVEISG; this is encoded by the coding sequence ATGTCGCTggtgcggagcggcggcggcgtgttcgACCCGCTGTCGCTGGACTTCTGGGCGTCGGCGGACCCGCTGGGCGTCGTCCGCCCGCTGGCGGAGCAGTGCCCCGTGCTCACCAACGTGTGCGTGGACTGGAAGGAGACCCCCGCCGCGCACGTGCTCAGGGCCAACCTGCCGGGCGTCGGCAAGGACGCCGCCCGGGTAGAGGtggaggacggcggcgtgctCGTCATCAGCGGCGAGCGCGCCAGGGAGGAGCCCCGCGAGGGCGAGGCGTGGCGCCTCGTCGAGCGCAGCAGCGGCAGGTTCCAGCGCCGCTTCCGCCTCCCGCGCGGGGCAAGGCTGGACCAGGTGAGCGCGGCCATGGAGGACGGCGTGCTCACCGTCACCGTGCCCAAGGAGAAGGCCAAGAAGCCGCAGGTCAAGACTGTCGAGATCTCGGGCTGA
- the LOC120709645 gene encoding putrescine hydroxycinnamoyltransferase 1-like — protein STKVAHQHTTCFTAPTTSPRPISSAWPGSRRPWPKPWWPSTPLAGRLGVDGSGRVEIDCNGEGALFVIARSDVALDEIKDLKPSAELRSLLVPRIEPPSVILAVQVTFFKCGGVALGTALHHVSIDAMSAFHFFQTWSAFCRDGDRAAEEVELPCHDRTLLRAWSPPPAVQPDALLMFYPKLAFSEPSGPIATEVFAISRDQVAALKRLCGGGASTFCAVSALVWQCACVARRLPLDSKSRLTFPANVRRRVKPPLPERYFGNALVRVGVAAAVRDIASEALGSVAGRVGAAIARMDGDDEVVQSAIDYYETAEQELDSQPAKGTLPETELQIISWLGMPVYDADFGWGKPGAMSRADSSRGGLLHLMSNGPAADGGVRVLTCMAAANIKELERLLYEALARC, from the exons TCAACAAAGGTCGCACACCAACATACTACTTGTTTCACCGCCCCGACGACGTCACCGCGTCCGATTTCTTCGGCGTGGCCAGGCTCAAGGAGGCCATGGCCAAAGCCCTGGTGGCCTTCTACCCCCCTCGCTGGCCGCCTCGGCGTCGATGGCAGCGGCAGGGTAGAAATCGACTGCAACGGTGAGGGCGCGCTCTTTGTCATCGCTCGCTCCGATGTCGCTCTTGACGAGATCAAAGACTTGAAGCCGTCGGCGGAGCTAAGGAGCCTGCTCGTTCCTCGCATCGAGCCGCCGTCTGTCATATTGGCCGTGCAG GTGACATTCTTCAAGTGTGGAGGGGTGGCGCTAGGGACGGCCCTCCACCACGTCTCCATCGACGCCATGAGCGCGTTCCACTTCTTCCAGACATGGTCGGCCTTCTGCAGGGACGGCGACCGCGCTGCCGAGGAGGTGGAGCTCCCCTGCCACGACCGCACCCTCCTCCGCGCGTGGTCCCCCCCGCCCGCCGTCCAGCCGGACGCTCTCCTGATGTTCTACCCCAAGCTCGCCTTCTCCGAGCCGTCGGGGCCCATCGCCACCGAGGTCTTCGCCATTTCCAGGGACCAGGTCGCCGCCCTCAAGCGCctctgtggcggcggcgcgagcactTTCTGCGCCGTCAGCGCCCTCGTGTGGCAGTGCGCGTGCGTCGCGCGGCGGCTTCCGCTGGACTCCAAGTCGCGGCTCACCTTCCCGGCCAACGTCCGGCGCAGGGTGAAGCCGCCCCTCCCGGAGCGCTACTTCGGCAACGCGCTGGTCAGGgtgggcgtcgccgccgccgtgcgggaTATCGCCTCGGAGGCGCTGGGATCCGTCGCCGGACGCGTCGGAGCAGCCATCGCCCGGATGGATGGCGATGATGAGGTGGTGCAGTCCGCGATCGACTACTACGAGACGGCGGAGCAGGAGCTGGACAGCCAGCCGGCGAAGGGCACCCTGCCGGAGACCGAACTTCAGATTATCAGCTGGCTCGGAATGCCGGTGTACGACGCGGATTTTGGGTGGGGAAAGCCGGGAGCGATGTCTCGCGCGGACTCCAGCCGCGGTGGGCTTCTGCACCTCATGAGCAACGGGCCAGCAGCTGATGGCGGCGTCCGCGTGCTTACGTGCATGGCGGCTGCAAATATCAAGGAGCTGGAGCGGTTGCTTTACGAAGCTCTAGCCAGATGCTAG
- the LOC120706083 gene encoding uncharacterized protein LOC120706083: MLFLLARGAGDCGGSGLGSQPVYLPRISAVQSPRHRMKAKLLYRRLTCHPRGVRPYGAEAVKRVRRHAVEVQSVLRLKPSKSHVLAHPKPCRLNQTLLGNGCSPIDFTTASFGCCLSVCGRGANFWLHFLHAFCRLASCTCTALLSHVTETVLQDVDLLSGANTGLCFQYR; this comes from the exons ATGCTGTTCCTTTTGGCACGGGGTGCCGGGGACTGTGGCGGTTCCGGCCTAGGATCGCAGCCGGTTTACCTGCCACGCATTTCTGCGGTTCAGAGCCCGCGGCATCGAATGAAGGCCAAGCTTCTGTACCGCCGTCTCACCTGCCACCCGCGAGGTGTTCGACCTTATGGCGCTGAAGCAGTGAAGCGGGTGCGCCGGCACGCTGTTGAGGTTCAGAGTGTACTTCGACTCAAACCGAGTAAATCACACGTTCTTGCACATCCTAAGCCGTGCCGCTTGAACCAAACACTACTTGGAAATGGATGCAGCCCGATTGATTTTACAACTGCAAGTTTTGGTTGTTGCCTGTCAGTCTGTGGACGTGGGGCTAACTTCTGGCTTCACTTCCTCCATGCTTTCTGCAGATTAGCCAG CTGCACCTGCACTGCATTGCTGTCACATGTGACTGAGACTGTGTTGCAAGATGTTGACTTATTATCTGGAGCTAATACAG GGCTTTGCTTTCAATACAGATAG